The following are encoded together in the Janthinobacterium sp. Marseille genome:
- a CDS encoding ATP-binding protein, with protein sequence MRTCIAFIAMQVCAWPVAADHVKTILMINPAEVLSPNAQTIDHAMYEVLSKSPQKVAILSEYLTKLNEPPGELERDAIELIEKKYSDRHIDLIVARGERSLEFIERNGKAIWPDVPVMYYSLSSPAIYWRKSPQKISGVFIDYDYAANLALIMRLQPSVKHIIQLVESPHPEEIQQLHTKLAALAKARQADLHVDTIGERPLADLLNFVTTLPPDTVLLAMTIDGDRDGVRYSTDEIVRAISEKSSVPMYGMRGSYMGNGVVGGQVINLSEHGREAGQLALQLLSNPKRGPYTQISQRTRCVIDDRQIARWGFNFTDIPDNCERPFHIPTFWERNAMQIIAFVLMTAVILLLIFGFQWQRKKRLRADEEANRQRTALAHVARLGSVGELTASIVHEINQPLGAILANADAATMMLNQQSHPDHELRAILADIRDDNLRASLIIQKLRVLLSKRSLESKPVSLNEVIDTSRSLLGNLAIKHHVMMAIELAPDLPMIMGDSTHLQQVLINLASNAMEAMEAVPPAQRTLSIKTEQCNASHIRLIVADKGPGIPTNILPNIFESFYTTKPEGMGMGLAIVQTIVDAHCGLIETFNDPAGGAAFVITFPIAKNGMRA encoded by the coding sequence TTGCGCACCTGCATTGCGTTCATCGCGATGCAGGTTTGTGCATGGCCGGTGGCGGCAGATCACGTCAAAACCATACTCATGATCAATCCCGCAGAGGTGCTGTCGCCCAATGCGCAGACGATAGATCATGCGATGTACGAGGTACTTTCAAAGTCGCCGCAGAAAGTAGCGATACTTTCCGAATACCTGACCAAGCTTAACGAGCCACCAGGTGAGCTTGAACGCGATGCAATCGAGCTGATTGAAAAAAAATACAGCGATCGCCACATCGACTTGATCGTTGCCCGCGGCGAACGCTCGCTGGAATTTATCGAGCGCAATGGCAAGGCGATCTGGCCGGACGTACCGGTGATGTATTACTCATTATCCAGCCCTGCCATTTACTGGCGCAAAAGCCCGCAAAAAATCAGCGGTGTCTTTATTGACTATGATTATGCGGCGAACCTGGCCTTGATCATGCGCCTGCAACCCTCGGTCAAACACATCATCCAGTTGGTCGAATCACCCCATCCGGAAGAAATCCAGCAACTGCACACCAAACTGGCCGCTCTTGCCAAAGCCAGACAGGCAGATTTACATGTAGACACCATTGGTGAAAGACCACTGGCCGACTTATTGAATTTTGTCACCACCCTCCCTCCCGACACCGTCTTGCTTGCGATGACCATCGATGGTGACCGGGACGGTGTACGTTATTCAACCGATGAAATCGTGCGTGCCATTTCGGAGAAATCCAGTGTTCCCATGTATGGGATGCGCGGCAGTTATATGGGCAATGGCGTAGTCGGCGGCCAGGTCATTAACCTGAGCGAACATGGACGCGAAGCCGGCCAGTTGGCACTGCAATTGCTCAGCAATCCAAAGCGCGGCCCGTATACACAAATCAGCCAGCGTACGCGCTGCGTCATCGACGACAGGCAAATCGCGCGCTGGGGATTCAATTTCACCGACATCCCTGACAACTGTGAGCGGCCATTCCATATCCCGACTTTCTGGGAACGCAATGCGATGCAAATCATCGCGTTCGTGCTGATGACGGCTGTCATCCTGCTGCTGATATTCGGCTTCCAATGGCAGCGCAAGAAGAGATTGCGCGCCGATGAAGAAGCCAACCGACAGCGCACCGCCCTCGCCCATGTGGCGCGCCTAGGCAGCGTCGGCGAACTCACCGCTTCCATCGTGCATGAAATCAACCAGCCACTGGGAGCCATCCTCGCCAATGCGGATGCAGCGACCATGATGCTCAACCAGCAGTCGCATCCGGACCATGAACTCAGGGCGATCCTGGCGGATATACGCGATGATAATTTACGTGCCAGCCTGATCATTCAAAAATTGCGCGTACTGTTAAGCAAACGCTCGCTGGAATCCAAGCCGGTTTCATTGAATGAAGTCATCGACACTTCGCGCAGCTTACTGGGCAATCTTGCAATCAAACATCATGTCATGATGGCTATCGAGCTGGCGCCAGACCTGCCGATGATCATGGGCGACAGTACCCATTTACAGCAAGTGCTGATCAATCTCGCCTCCAATGCCATGGAAGCAATGGAAGCCGTACCGCCCGCACAAAGAACGCTGTCGATTAAAACCGAACAATGCAATGCTTCGCACATCCGCCTGATCGTTGCTGACAAGGGCCCGGGCATCCCGACCAATATCCTGCCGAATATCTTTGAGTCTTTCTACACAACCAAGCCGGAAGGCATGGGCATGGGACTCGCCATCGTTCAAACAATAGTCGACGCACATTGCGGCCTGATTGAAACCTTCAACGATCCGGCCGGCGGTGCAGCATTTGTTATCACCTTTCCGATTGCAAAGAACGGTATGCGTGCTTAA
- a CDS encoding tetratricopeptide repeat protein → MGLISKLRAALGGGKFAGEKNRNAVLQDRWLQLTHPLFAGRAYCSPNQRWVIGCKVFDNDSGNGRLILVNYESDTVAHELNSFAHPMGAAVSDTGTYILVDAGCGSELEGSLVAIDSEGNELYRKCYHANIFNIGISDCGRYVAVQTANALNADVDLFEILDIKNGRLVFSRLPVTGWPDQYTFDVDAAGELRAVGVVHKSLGQFFYSSDGEFRDQQAFQDARLGIGHYVAKISAARELLQTTPTADNAIIALFAADEALQEGAEDRADWGALAHRIRGESYELLGQLPEAMAAFEQALRLNPKVDTQNSAGSLRKKLDNNKLA, encoded by the coding sequence ATGGGATTGATTTCCAAATTGCGTGCTGCTTTGGGCGGCGGTAAGTTTGCGGGTGAAAAAAATCGCAATGCCGTCCTGCAGGATCGCTGGCTGCAACTCACACATCCCTTGTTTGCCGGGCGAGCTTACTGTTCCCCGAACCAGCGTTGGGTCATTGGCTGCAAAGTTTTTGATAATGACAGCGGAAATGGCCGATTAATTTTGGTTAATTATGAGTCCGATACAGTTGCACACGAACTGAATTCCTTCGCTCATCCGATGGGGGCGGCAGTTTCCGATACCGGGACTTATATCCTGGTCGATGCAGGATGCGGTTCCGAACTGGAAGGTTCGCTGGTCGCAATTGATAGTGAAGGCAATGAGCTCTACCGCAAGTGCTATCACGCGAATATTTTCAACATTGGTATTTCGGACTGTGGCAGGTACGTAGCCGTGCAAACTGCCAATGCCTTGAACGCCGATGTCGACCTGTTTGAAATCCTGGATATTAAAAACGGCAGGCTTGTATTTTCGCGCCTGCCGGTAACCGGCTGGCCTGATCAATACACGTTTGATGTGGATGCCGCAGGTGAGCTGCGGGCGGTCGGGGTAGTGCATAAATCCCTCGGACAGTTTTTTTATTCAAGCGATGGTGAATTCAGGGATCAACAGGCGTTTCAGGATGCGCGGCTTGGAATCGGGCATTACGTGGCAAAGATATCTGCGGCCCGGGAATTGCTACAGACTACGCCCACGGCTGATAACGCGATCATTGCCTTGTTCGCTGCGGATGAAGCACTGCAGGAAGGTGCCGAAGACAGGGCAGATTGGGGCGCATTGGCGCATCGTATTCGCGGCGAATCATATGAATTGCTGGGACAACTGCCGGAAGCCATGGCCGCGTTCGAACAGGCTTTGCGCCTGAATCCTAAAGTGGATACGCAAAACAGTGCGGGTTCTTTGCGCAAAAAACTGGATAACAACAAGCTGGCTTAA
- a CDS encoding arylsulfatase, which yields MEEYEMAKGKPNILFIMGDDIGWSNPSCYNFGMMGYKTPNIDRIAKEGAMFTDWYGQQSCTAGRAAFITGQSPIRTGLTKVGLPGADIGLDEQDPTIAEILKPMGYATGQFGKNHVGDKNKFLPTVHGFDEFFGNLYHLNAEEEPEDPQYPKDPRFKEHFGPRGVLKCKASDKDDTTDQPRWGKVGKQLIEDTGPLTKKRMETVDEEFVGGALDFIERQHKADKPFFCWVNTTRMHVWTHLKPESQDKTGLGIYADGMVELDGFVGDLLKKLDDLGIADNTIVVFTTDNGAEVVSYPDGGTTPFRGEKATNWEGGFRVPTVIRWPNVIKPGTIINDICAHEDFLPTFAAAAGEPDIVAKALKGHKAGDKTFKVHLDGYNLLPFFQGKEKESPRKDFVYWNDDGQLCGIRLMNIKLNFLVQMHKGIDVWRKGFEALRIPLTFNLRNDPFERGDESASQFLTSNQLYFIVPGQAVVAKWLGTFKDFPPRQKPSSFNVDEVLEKVMNAAAHGPGR from the coding sequence ATGGAGGAGTACGAGATGGCTAAAGGCAAACCAAATATCCTGTTCATCATGGGCGACGATATCGGCTGGTCGAATCCCAGTTGCTACAACTTCGGCATGATGGGATACAAGACGCCCAATATTGATCGCATCGCAAAGGAGGGGGCGATGTTCACCGACTGGTACGGCCAGCAAAGCTGTACTGCAGGTCGTGCCGCCTTCATTACCGGGCAATCCCCGATTCGTACGGGACTGACGAAAGTCGGTTTGCCAGGGGCAGATATTGGTCTTGACGAACAGGATCCTACTATCGCCGAAATCCTCAAGCCGATGGGCTACGCTACCGGCCAGTTTGGCAAGAACCACGTGGGAGATAAAAACAAGTTCTTGCCGACGGTTCACGGTTTCGACGAATTTTTCGGCAACCTCTATCATTTGAATGCGGAAGAAGAGCCGGAAGATCCGCAATATCCGAAGGATCCACGGTTCAAGGAGCATTTTGGTCCGCGTGGCGTGTTGAAATGCAAAGCCTCCGACAAGGACGACACGACCGACCAGCCGCGTTGGGGCAAGGTCGGTAAACAGCTCATTGAAGATACCGGACCTCTCACCAAAAAGCGGATGGAAACCGTGGACGAAGAGTTCGTCGGTGGCGCGCTTGATTTCATTGAGCGCCAGCACAAGGCAGACAAACCTTTCTTTTGCTGGGTCAATACCACGCGCATGCATGTGTGGACACATCTGAAGCCGGAATCGCAGGACAAGACAGGCCTGGGTATTTATGCTGATGGCATGGTTGAACTGGATGGCTTCGTCGGCGATCTTTTGAAAAAACTGGATGACCTCGGAATTGCAGACAATACCATCGTAGTGTTTACGACTGATAACGGTGCTGAGGTCGTGAGTTATCCGGATGGGGGTACGACACCATTCCGCGGTGAAAAGGCAACCAACTGGGAAGGGGGCTTCCGGGTACCGACGGTCATTCGCTGGCCGAATGTGATCAAGCCGGGAACCATCATTAACGATATCTGTGCGCATGAAGATTTCCTGCCTACTTTCGCCGCTGCAGCCGGCGAACCGGATATCGTCGCCAAGGCCCTCAAAGGTCATAAGGCCGGCGACAAGACTTTTAAGGTTCACCTGGACGGTTATAACTTGCTGCCATTCTTTCAGGGCAAGGAAAAGGAATCGCCGCGTAAAGATTTTGTTTATTGGAATGATGATGGACAGCTTTGTGGTATCCGCCTGATGAACATCAAACTTAATTTCCTGGTGCAGATGCATAAAGGGATTGATGTTTGGCGAAAAGGTTTTGAAGCGCTGCGCATTCCACTTACCTTCAATTTAAGGAACGATCCATTTGAACGTGGTGATGAAAGCGCATCACAGTTCCTGACCTCCAACCAGCTCTACTTCATTGTGCCGGGCCAGGCGGTGGTGGCGAAATGGCTGGGGACCTTCAAGGATTTTCCACCCCGGCAAAAGCCGTCCAGCTTTAACGTTGATGAAGTACTGGAAAAAGTGATGAACGCAGCTGCACACGGGCCGGGCCGTTAG
- a CDS encoding autotransporter outer membrane beta-barrel domain-containing protein encodes MMIKVMHRFHRSTSTCAAILVLCLLDKSHAQTIIGPSPPDRTTLVTVNAGNPTTIVGGTNVVPPSGNAIDVNSGGTLLFDSTAGTKPGVQINVTAQSGGIGLNTAAGGSVLSNGALSVNSAGGHAVLANGIGSSIVLNGSTNIGTSGTGGGLIGLGGGQIDATNVSINNTGASAGFGAVAESGSSIRLHGTTNISTSGTSSIVLGASGAGSLLDVTSAATITGGARSTGIYMFNGGQVGLRSGSAINMQGTGAVGMMVDNTSSTLVSDLTINLNGTGAGNGSTGIVVTRGGSISAQNLTIQGASAALGIMANAGTSVSLTGNNLIRISQAQNAGWYTATSPTLVTATGSINTGFSSTATSTRAGLATSGGTISSTGTTIEVSPTGGYGVWANGVAAGSALVTLNNNHISTTGNYSYGLKVTTNAAGANVSQITATNSQVQSSGGGGAMIIESYNGEASITLNNSIVRATGAGTSGLISSNNSAANINRFNMSGGELSSAAGDAIDAYGGLLVATIDNGARVSSPANLLYVANGAQVQLTAANNSVLTGDVRVSGVAVNLGTRIGDCFEESAGPLVGGPCAVYAAPAAGTPTADLTLLSGTTWTGASLGATNVSVNNASWNVTANSLVTQTLTNAGTVAFTPHAGTYRTLTTNNYIGQGGTLGLNTYLASDGSPSDLLIINSGTASGTSGLLINNTGPGAETTGNGIQVIKTQAGGTTAASAFHLGRAAVAGPYEYDLHRGAIDGSDPDGWYLRTRQNDCAMLGAPCPSPYIRPEVSVYTAIAPSALLYGSTLLDTLDERIGRTEGPPAQNGLSAGDAEKKDRNVWGRLLGMRGSRNGDVRGIYGYGPSYDYSFQGIQVGTDLYRKPREDGHRDQAGIYGAIGYSKTNVTHYDRTQAGDNRFTGYSIGGYWTHMSAEDAYVDLIGQLTRYDVKAGSQRGLPDMKTKGLGWAVSGEIGKPIRLQQDWIIEPQGQLVYQSLKLDDAIDAGATMQFSDMDSLQGRLGVRIAKDTKGKEEATGGGVRFSVWREFKGTPVTSISTASGYLPFRADMGGSWWEIKAGMTSKRNKRTYLYGNIGYQQTFDKAAYAWDAKIGMRMDW; translated from the coding sequence ATGATGATTAAAGTCATGCACCGATTCCACAGAAGTACTTCGACATGTGCGGCCATACTTGTTCTGTGCCTGCTGGATAAAAGTCATGCGCAAACCATCATAGGTCCCAGCCCGCCGGATCGTACGACGCTGGTTACGGTGAACGCCGGCAACCCGACGACAATAGTCGGCGGCACCAATGTCGTACCGCCATCGGGGAACGCAATAGATGTTAACAGTGGCGGTACGCTGCTATTCGATAGTACAGCCGGCACGAAACCGGGGGTGCAGATTAACGTCACCGCGCAATCAGGCGGTATCGGCCTCAACACGGCTGCCGGTGGCAGTGTTCTCTCGAACGGGGCGCTTTCCGTCAACTCCGCTGGCGGACATGCAGTGCTGGCAAACGGAATCGGCAGCAGTATCGTGCTCAATGGCAGCACCAATATCGGCACGAGCGGCACCGGCGGCGGTTTGATCGGATTGGGTGGCGGCCAGATAGATGCGACTAATGTAAGCATCAACAACACCGGCGCATCAGCCGGTTTCGGTGCCGTCGCGGAAAGCGGAAGTAGCATCCGCTTGCATGGCACGACTAATATTTCCACCTCTGGTACCAGCTCGATCGTCCTCGGCGCGTCCGGTGCCGGCAGCCTGCTTGATGTGACGTCCGCCGCAACGATTACAGGTGGCGCAAGATCGACCGGCATTTATATGTTCAATGGCGGACAGGTCGGCCTGCGTTCCGGCTCGGCAATCAATATGCAGGGTACCGGTGCCGTCGGCATGATGGTGGATAACACCAGCAGTACGTTGGTCAGCGACTTGACGATCAACCTGAACGGAACAGGTGCCGGCAATGGCAGTACCGGTATCGTGGTCACGCGCGGCGGCAGTATCAGCGCACAGAATTTGACCATACAGGGCGCCAGTGCCGCACTAGGCATCATGGCCAATGCCGGTACCAGTGTCAGTTTGACCGGTAACAATCTGATTCGCATCAGCCAGGCGCAAAATGCAGGTTGGTACACTGCGACCTCACCTACCCTGGTCACAGCGACAGGTTCGATTAATACCGGTTTTTCATCGACGGCCACCAGCACACGGGCCGGCCTGGCAACCAGCGGTGGCACCATCAGCAGCACCGGGACTACCATTGAAGTCAGCCCGACCGGAGGCTACGGCGTGTGGGCCAATGGTGTAGCTGCCGGCTCGGCCCTCGTTACGCTCAACAATAATCACATCAGCACGACAGGCAATTATTCCTATGGCTTGAAGGTGACAACCAATGCGGCCGGCGCAAATGTATCGCAGATTACGGCTACCAATTCGCAAGTACAAAGTTCCGGTGGTGGCGGTGCCATGATCATCGAATCCTATAACGGCGAGGCTTCGATCACACTGAATAATTCAATTGTGCGGGCGACCGGCGCGGGTACCAGCGGCCTGATATCGAGCAATAACTCTGCCGCCAATATCAATCGCTTCAACATGTCCGGCGGCGAACTCAGCAGTGCTGCTGGTGATGCGATCGACGCTTATGGTGGTTTACTGGTGGCGACAATAGACAATGGTGCTCGCGTCAGCAGTCCGGCAAACCTGCTGTATGTGGCCAATGGCGCGCAGGTGCAATTGACAGCCGCCAACAATAGCGTGCTGACAGGCGATGTAAGGGTCAGCGGAGTGGCGGTTAATTTGGGCACACGGATAGGTGACTGCTTCGAAGAAAGCGCCGGTCCCCTGGTAGGCGGTCCTTGCGCCGTGTATGCCGCACCTGCTGCCGGTACGCCGACTGCCGATCTCACGCTGCTTTCCGGCACCACCTGGACCGGCGCTTCATTGGGTGCCACCAATGTAAGCGTCAACAATGCGAGCTGGAATGTGACCGCCAATTCACTGGTGACACAGACCTTAACAAATGCCGGTACGGTTGCTTTCACACCCCATGCCGGTACGTATCGCACCCTGACCACCAATAACTACATCGGCCAGGGTGGCACACTGGGCCTGAATACCTACCTTGCATCAGACGGCTCACCGTCCGACCTGCTCATCATCAATAGTGGTACTGCGAGCGGTACCTCGGGTCTCCTTATCAACAATACCGGGCCCGGCGCAGAAACCACCGGCAACGGTATCCAGGTGATCAAAACCCAGGCCGGTGGCACCACGGCGGCCAGTGCCTTTCATCTTGGCCGCGCAGCCGTTGCAGGCCCATATGAATATGACCTTCATCGCGGCGCGATAGATGGCAGCGACCCTGATGGCTGGTATTTACGCACCCGTCAAAATGACTGTGCGATGCTGGGGGCACCCTGCCCGTCGCCATATATCCGGCCCGAAGTGTCGGTGTATACCGCGATTGCGCCAAGTGCGCTGCTGTATGGCAGCACCTTGCTCGATACACTCGATGAACGCATCGGCCGTACCGAAGGTCCTCCTGCTCAAAACGGTTTATCGGCAGGTGATGCAGAAAAAAAGGATCGCAATGTCTGGGGCCGCCTGCTCGGTATGCGTGGTTCACGCAACGGGGATGTACGCGGCATATATGGTTACGGACCCAGCTACGATTACAGCTTCCAGGGAATACAGGTTGGTACTGATTTGTACCGCAAGCCACGTGAAGACGGCCATCGCGACCAGGCCGGTATTTATGGCGCCATCGGTTACTCCAAAACGAATGTCACACACTATGACCGGACCCAGGCGGGCGACAATCGCTTCACCGGTTACAGCATCGGCGGCTACTGGACGCATATGAGTGCGGAAGACGCCTATGTCGACCTGATTGGACAACTGACGCGATACGATGTGAAAGCCGGTTCGCAACGGGGCCTGCCTGATATGAAAACCAAAGGCCTGGGCTGGGCGGTGTCCGGCGAAATCGGCAAACCAATACGCCTGCAACAGGATTGGATCATCGAGCCGCAAGGGCAACTGGTATATCAATCGCTGAAGCTTGACGATGCGATCGATGCCGGCGCCACAATGCAGTTCAGCGATATGGACTCGCTGCAAGGACGCCTGGGCGTGCGGATTGCAAAGGATACCAAGGGTAAGGAAGAAGCAACTGGCGGCGGCGTTCGGTTCAGTGTGTGGCGCGAGTTTAAAGGAACGCCGGTTACATCAATCTCAACCGCGAGCGGCTATCTGCCGTTTCGCGCCGACATGGGCGGCAGCTGGTGGGAAATCAAGGCCGGCATGACATCCAAGCGCAATAAGCGCACCTACCTCTACGGCAACATCGGTTATCAGCAAACCTTCGACAAGGCCGCCTATGCCTGGGATGCCAAAATAGGCATGCGGATGGACTGGTAA
- a CDS encoding BamA/TamA family outer membrane protein, producing the protein MHANFTSSFRMHVTQTQGWNTLGIIIIGLVLAFSGAQEAHANDKAIQFFDPEDGKLDLSDFLLNHKGALVVPTIITEPAIGYGLGVGLAFFSQSISEAAADAKKSGKGMAPPNMTVLGGAKTENGTWGAGLAHFHTWDGDRYRYLGAIAKMDAQLDYYGQSNRPRGYELDGVFLMQQLLARIGDSHWYVGPRYVYFDSNTRFTGEVANELNLQGRDLKIGKMGLVVDYDTRDNIFYPSRGSYAEFEAQFARGAFGGKQDFNQYNARGYTWLPISRKWILGLRADGRFSSGDIPFYAQPYVDLRGVSKGRYQDQNAIVTEVELRWDVTPRWSVLGFTGVGKAYGKWNDFSDASTAASVGAGFRYLIARKLGLSLGIDVARSRTDSAFYIQVGSAWH; encoded by the coding sequence ATGCATGCCAACTTCACTTCGTCATTCCGTATGCACGTGACCCAAACTCAAGGCTGGAATACGCTGGGTATTATCATTATCGGCCTGGTCCTCGCATTTTCCGGTGCGCAGGAAGCACATGCCAACGACAAGGCCATACAGTTTTTTGATCCGGAAGACGGCAAACTGGACTTGAGTGATTTCCTGCTCAATCACAAGGGGGCGCTGGTCGTGCCGACCATCATCACCGAACCGGCGATAGGTTATGGCCTCGGAGTAGGCCTGGCATTTTTTTCACAATCCATTTCTGAAGCTGCTGCCGATGCGAAGAAGAGTGGCAAGGGCATGGCACCGCCGAATATGACGGTGCTGGGTGGAGCAAAAACCGAAAACGGTACCTGGGGTGCCGGCCTCGCACACTTCCACACCTGGGATGGCGATCGCTATCGCTACCTGGGTGCGATAGCCAAGATGGATGCGCAACTTGATTACTACGGCCAGTCCAATCGGCCACGTGGCTATGAACTCGATGGCGTGTTTCTTATGCAGCAATTACTGGCGCGGATAGGTGATTCGCACTGGTATGTCGGTCCGCGCTATGTCTACTTCGATTCCAATACGCGCTTTACCGGTGAAGTCGCCAATGAGCTCAATCTCCAGGGCAGGGACTTGAAGATAGGCAAGATGGGGCTGGTAGTCGATTACGATACACGTGACAATATCTTTTACCCGAGCCGCGGCAGCTACGCTGAATTCGAAGCGCAATTCGCCCGCGGTGCTTTTGGCGGTAAGCAGGATTTCAATCAATATAATGCGCGTGGCTATACCTGGTTGCCGATTTCCAGGAAATGGATACTCGGGCTGCGCGCTGACGGTCGCTTTTCCAGCGGCGACATTCCGTTTTACGCCCAACCTTATGTCGATTTGCGCGGCGTATCGAAAGGCCGTTACCAGGATCAAAACGCTATCGTCACCGAAGTGGAATTGCGCTGGGACGTCACGCCGCGCTGGTCGGTGCTGGGCTTTACCGGTGTCGGCAAGGCGTATGGCAAGTGGAATGATTTTTCGGATGCGTCGACTGCCGCCAGCGTCGGCGCGGGCTTTCGTTATCTGATCGCGCGCAAGCTGGGGCTGTCACTGGGTATCGATGTTGCGCGCAGCAGGACTGATAGCGCGTTTTATATCCAGGTCGGCAGTGCCTGGCACTGA
- a CDS encoding mechanosensitive ion channel family protein, with amino-acid sequence MDLSPNASIADNIQIAIEHLMERLSALLPLLSAAIVVLLIFWVLAVLVRRAARYGSKFIKNPMKASLIRMLSYYTVWLIGIFVALDVVGVDARSLATGLGLGGVALGFALKDVLSNLVSGLFILIAQTFEIGDQIVVGETEGTVERIQIRATHIRTYDGRLVLVPNGEVFMSRVTNNTASELRRTSVFVYLEYGQDIELAMSLILKTVKAVPGVATNPAASIRLRDLTTEHFYIESRFWTDSRRTKLRLISSDVRLAIIKALENAGIELPNPNQRDVSITKTSD; translated from the coding sequence ATGGATCTTTCTCCTAACGCATCGATTGCAGACAATATTCAAATCGCCATTGAACACTTGATGGAGCGATTGAGTGCATTGTTGCCATTGCTATCGGCGGCTATTGTTGTACTGCTTATTTTTTGGGTGCTGGCAGTTCTGGTGCGAAGAGCGGCGAGATACGGTTCAAAGTTCATCAAAAATCCGATGAAGGCCAGTTTGATTCGTATGCTGTCTTATTACACCGTATGGCTGATAGGCATCTTCGTTGCGCTGGATGTGGTGGGTGTCGATGCCCGTTCTTTGGCCACAGGATTGGGACTCGGTGGTGTTGCGCTGGGTTTTGCATTAAAGGATGTACTTTCAAACCTGGTGAGTGGTCTATTCATCCTCATCGCACAAACTTTCGAAATCGGCGACCAGATTGTCGTCGGCGAAACCGAAGGCACGGTGGAGCGTATCCAGATACGTGCGACACACATACGCACTTATGACGGGCGATTGGTGTTGGTTCCAAATGGCGAAGTCTTCATGTCACGTGTCACGAATAACACTGCATCAGAACTACGCCGAACATCGGTTTTTGTCTATCTGGAGTATGGCCAGGACATCGAACTTGCCATGTCCCTTATCTTGAAAACCGTGAAGGCTGTTCCCGGCGTGGCAACAAATCCTGCCGCTTCGATCCGCTTGCGGGACCTGACTACCGAGCATTTCTATATCGAATCCAGGTTTTGGACTGATTCAAGGAGAACGAAGCTGCGCTTAATCTCTTCAGACGTCCGGCTGGCAATCATCAAGGCGCTGGAAAATGCAGGCATAGAGTTGCCAAATCCAAATCAGCGCGATGTATCAATAACGAAGACATCCGATTAA